From Haloarcula sp. CBA1127, a single genomic window includes:
- a CDS encoding DNA polymerase domain-containing protein: MSDGTQGTLGDFEQDAEEDRPVADEAAAIAGNGGSDTSGTSVVDIDERQFPPVEETVEFVVTQVDYTIERQGDDESPVVHVFGRTDDNEPVHARVFDFQPYFYAPTDSVTEDGLRQYDSIAGWEEADAGDPYESIRGERLTKIFGQTPRDVGQIRDDFDHYEADILFPNRLLIDKDITSGVRVPARELDDGSLKVHHEEITPVEAHADPRVNTFDIEVDDRQGFPEDGEEPIICLTSHDSYRDEYVVWLYESPDGVNGPETLAGYDPIREDFEADVRVFDEEEAMLEAFVDYIVDTDPDVLTGWNFDDFDAPYFLDRLEELQSYNHDFDLQIDRLSRVDEVWRSGWGGPDIKGRVVFDLLYAYKRTQFTELESYRLDAVGEQELGVGKERYTGDIGDLWEQDPEQLLEYNLRDVELCVELDREQDIIDFWDEVRTFVGCKLEDATTPGDAVDMYVLHKLHGEFALPSKGQQESEDYEGGAVFDPITGVRENVTVLDLKSLYPMCMVTTNASPETKVDPEIYDGDTYRAPNGTHFRKEPDGVIREMVDELLSEREEKKAQRNSFDPDNPEYERFDRQQAAVKVIMNCFTPDTDVLTPAGVRNIRDLEIGDEVYSLDPETEEMEVKPVVETQSYPDYRGELVDIETTKMDFRVTPNHRMLVRKNETNGITEDGYSFVEAGDLDDATNYELPHDWDGPDGDPLDTVDLTEFVDDYEVWVRPSVHGHTFAAEIGRYPDTVLKNDIGEEGYVFDPDEFEANREYIESVAERTYVHAESGQKWIPRTFDGDDFLELLAWYITEGNVYTSETKQFGEKTRGASTTVQIAQEAIADGGESDHAAIGDLLDRLGFDYYVDDRSYQFTSALLGDKLRNVCGGGSFEKQIPDFVFDLSQRQKRHFLDTLIAGDGDRQKNSWRYTTSSDQLRDDVLRLCAHLGLTANYNRDSGSWRIYVTEDSKNTLRMHRSGARSTADDGVYCVTVADNHTLMAGRNGTFQFVGQSLYGVLGWDRFRLYDKEMGAAVTATGREVIDYTDEVVADEGYEVVYGDTDSVMLQLGDIGPEDVKGDATVTDEMREKHPEMGDDELELVAATIQKGFELEETINDSYDEFALEELNAQFHRFEIEFEKLYRRFFQAGKKKRYAGNIVWKEGKHVDDIDITGFEYQRSDIAPITKRVQKEVIDRIVRGEDAESIKQYVSDVIEDYQDGNVNYDDVGIPGGIGKKLDNYDTDTAQVRGAKYANLLLGTNFQSGSKPKRLYLDRVHSDFFQRIEEEEGLDPQRDPLYGEFRRDPDVICFEYADQIPEEFEIDWDKMLDKTLKGPIARILEAMDISWEEVKSGQEQTGLGSFM, translated from the coding sequence ATGAGTGACGGGACCCAGGGCACGCTGGGGGACTTCGAGCAAGACGCGGAGGAGGACCGCCCGGTCGCCGACGAAGCGGCGGCCATCGCGGGCAACGGTGGGAGCGACACCAGCGGAACGAGCGTCGTCGACATCGACGAGCGCCAGTTCCCGCCGGTCGAGGAGACCGTCGAATTCGTCGTCACGCAGGTCGACTACACCATCGAGAGGCAGGGCGACGACGAGTCTCCGGTCGTCCACGTTTTCGGACGCACCGACGACAACGAGCCGGTCCACGCTCGTGTCTTCGATTTCCAACCCTACTTCTACGCACCGACCGACAGCGTCACCGAGGACGGACTCCGCCAGTACGACAGCATCGCCGGCTGGGAAGAAGCCGACGCTGGCGACCCCTACGAATCGATTCGCGGTGAGCGCCTGACGAAGATATTCGGTCAGACGCCCCGCGATGTGGGACAGATCCGTGACGACTTCGACCACTACGAGGCGGACATCCTCTTTCCCAACCGCCTGCTCATCGACAAGGACATCACGAGTGGCGTTCGCGTCCCTGCCCGCGAACTTGACGACGGGAGTCTGAAGGTCCATCACGAGGAGATAACGCCGGTCGAGGCCCACGCCGACCCGCGGGTCAACACCTTCGACATCGAGGTCGACGACAGACAGGGGTTCCCCGAGGACGGTGAGGAACCGATCATCTGTCTCACCTCCCACGACTCTTACCGCGACGAGTACGTCGTCTGGCTGTACGAGTCCCCTGACGGCGTCAACGGTCCCGAGACGCTGGCCGGCTACGACCCGATTCGGGAGGACTTCGAGGCCGACGTGCGCGTCTTCGACGAGGAGGAGGCCATGCTGGAGGCCTTTGTCGACTACATCGTCGACACCGACCCGGACGTACTGACAGGCTGGAACTTCGATGATTTCGACGCACCGTACTTCCTTGACCGACTGGAGGAACTCCAGAGCTACAACCACGACTTCGACCTCCAGATAGACCGCCTCTCGCGGGTCGACGAGGTCTGGCGCTCAGGCTGGGGCGGCCCCGATATCAAAGGCCGTGTCGTCTTCGATCTCCTCTATGCCTACAAGCGAACGCAGTTCACCGAACTCGAATCCTACCGGCTCGACGCTGTCGGCGAGCAGGAACTCGGGGTCGGTAAAGAGCGCTACACTGGCGACATCGGCGACCTCTGGGAACAGGACCCCGAGCAGTTGCTGGAGTACAACCTCCGTGACGTGGAGCTGTGTGTCGAACTCGACCGCGAGCAGGACATCATCGACTTCTGGGACGAGGTCCGCACCTTCGTCGGCTGTAAACTGGAGGACGCGACGACACCCGGCGACGCCGTCGATATGTACGTCCTCCACAAGCTCCACGGCGAGTTCGCACTCCCCTCGAAGGGGCAACAGGAGAGCGAGGATTACGAAGGTGGGGCTGTCTTCGACCCCATCACCGGCGTCCGCGAGAACGTCACCGTGCTGGACCTGAAGTCGCTGTACCCGATGTGCATGGTGACGACCAACGCCAGCCCGGAGACGAAAGTCGATCCGGAGATATACGACGGCGACACCTACCGCGCGCCCAATGGCACGCACTTCCGAAAGGAGCCGGACGGCGTCATCCGGGAAATGGTCGACGAGCTCCTCTCAGAGCGCGAGGAGAAGAAGGCACAGCGGAACAGTTTCGACCCCGATAATCCGGAGTACGAGCGCTTTGACCGCCAGCAAGCGGCAGTTAAGGTGATAATGAACTGTTTCACGCCGGATACCGACGTGCTGACACCGGCTGGCGTTCGGAATATCCGGGACCTCGAAATCGGCGACGAGGTGTACTCGCTGGACCCCGAGACGGAGGAGATGGAAGTCAAACCGGTCGTCGAGACACAGTCGTATCCGGACTACCGCGGTGAACTGGTCGACATTGAGACGACCAAGATGGACTTCCGCGTGACGCCCAACCACCGGATGCTCGTCCGGAAGAACGAGACCAACGGTATCACCGAGGATGGGTACAGTTTCGTCGAAGCCGGCGACCTCGACGACGCCACGAACTACGAACTCCCCCACGACTGGGACGGGCCAGACGGCGATCCATTGGACACGGTGGACCTGACCGAGTTCGTCGACGACTACGAGGTCTGGGTCCGGCCGTCGGTCCACGGGCATACATTCGCCGCCGAAATCGGGCGCTATCCGGATACTGTTCTGAAAAACGACATCGGTGAGGAGGGGTATGTCTTCGACCCCGACGAGTTCGAGGCCAACCGCGAGTATATCGAGTCCGTCGCCGAGCGGACGTATGTCCACGCTGAATCGGGTCAGAAGTGGATTCCGCGAACCTTCGACGGCGACGACTTCTTGGAACTGCTCGCGTGGTACATCACCGAGGGGAACGTCTACACGTCCGAGACGAAACAGTTCGGTGAGAAGACCCGTGGGGCATCGACGACGGTGCAAATCGCACAGGAGGCCATCGCGGACGGTGGCGAGTCCGACCACGCGGCAATCGGGGACCTGCTCGACCGACTGGGGTTCGACTACTACGTCGACGACCGGAGCTACCAGTTCACGTCGGCGCTGCTGGGTGACAAACTCCGGAACGTCTGTGGCGGGGGCAGTTTCGAGAAGCAGATTCCTGACTTCGTCTTCGACCTGAGCCAGCGACAGAAGCGGCACTTCCTCGACACGCTCATCGCCGGTGACGGCGACCGACAGAAGAATTCCTGGCGCTATACGACATCCAGCGACCAGCTCCGCGACGACGTGCTCCGGCTGTGTGCACACCTCGGGCTGACTGCGAACTACAACCGTGACAGCGGTTCATGGCGGATCTACGTCACGGAAGACAGCAAGAACACGCTCCGAATGCACCGCAGCGGGGCACGGAGCACTGCCGACGACGGCGTCTACTGTGTCACTGTCGCGGACAACCACACGCTCATGGCCGGCCGCAACGGGACATTCCAGTTCGTCGGTCAGTCTCTATACGGCGTTTTGGGATGGGATCGCTTCCGGCTCTACGACAAGGAGATGGGCGCGGCGGTCACCGCCACCGGTCGCGAGGTCATCGACTACACCGACGAAGTCGTTGCCGACGAGGGGTACGAGGTCGTCTACGGGGACACCGACTCCGTCATGCTCCAACTGGGAGACATCGGCCCGGAGGATGTCAAGGGGGACGCAACGGTCACCGACGAGATGCGCGAGAAACACCCAGAGATGGGCGACGACGAGCTCGAACTCGTCGCTGCGACCATCCAGAAAGGATTCGAACTGGAGGAAACGATCAACGACTCGTACGACGAGTTCGCGCTGGAGGAACTGAACGCCCAGTTCCACCGGTTCGAAATCGAGTTCGAGAAGCTCTACCGGCGATTCTTCCAGGCGGGCAAAAAGAAGCGCTACGCGGGCAACATCGTCTGGAAGGAGGGGAAACACGTCGACGACATCGACATCACCGGGTTCGAGTACCAGCGGTCCGACATCGCCCCAATCACGAAGCGGGTCCAGAAAGAGGTTATCGACCGTATTGTCCGCGGCGAGGACGCCGAGTCGATCAAGCAGTACGTCAGCGATGTCATCGAGGACTATCAGGACGGCAACGTCAACTACGACGACGTGGGCATTCCCGGTGGCATCGGGAAGAAACTCGACAACTACGACACTGACACCGCGCAGGTCCGGGGCGCGAAGTACGCCAACCTCCTGCTGGGGACGAACTTCCAGAGCGGGTCCAAGCCCAAGCGACTGTATCTCGACCGGGTCCACTCGGACTTCTTCCAGCGTATCGAGGAAGAAGAAGGGCTGGACCCCCAGCGGGACCCGCTGTACGGCGAGTTCCGTCGGGACCCCGACGTGATCTGCTTCGAGTACGCGGATCAGATTCCCGAGGAGTTCGAAATCGACTGGGACAAGATGCTCGATAAGACGCTGAAAGGCCCGATTGCCCGCATTCTAGAGGCCATGGACATCTCCTGGGAGGAGGTCAAATCCGGGCAGGAGCAGACGGGACTCGGCAGTTTCATGTAA